The sequence CCAATAACTGTAtgccctgtttttattttccttagaAAGTACCCCTGGCCCAGAACTTGTGTTCAATTGTATCTCTTTACATGATGAAGTGACTGAAGAAGCTTTTACTGTTTATTGGCTATGTATGCTCCTTGCCATAGAAAGTGTTCCTGGCTCAGTTGTCTCTCTGTTCTAATGGAGCCACAGACGGACAACTAATGTCCTTCTTTGCATTTTTCTATAGATGGTACAACTAGCCCACTTCCAAATTAACCTGCATCTCTTTCCCTTAAAGTAGCCAGTTTATGAGGCCTCTTTTGCACCCCtttaatacatttcttttaaacaaatttttctacaattttgtAGCAATCTTGCGAACACACTTTAACTTCAACAACTTgcatgaaaaacagattttatgaTGGCAGACATCATTACAGCTTTAATGGGTTTTTTTTAGTATATGAATAGCCAGCCTTTTAAAAAATGACCAAAGTCCCAGCAGAGGTTTATGGTATATGACAGAAGCACAATGTACAAGaaagttatttatttcatataaacACTCACAACTTTGTAATTGatacaaaaaggaaaagtgcATTTATTTCGGTggtgaaacagaaaaaacaaataaagagcaAAATGGATTTTATGGGAGTTTCCTGAGAAGAGTAATTAAACTCACATGGGATACACTGACAATACTGAGCCCAATTCAACTACTTTCCTATCATAAAACACAATATAACGTCCAACTAGTAACTCAGCCAGGTCCTTCACTGGTCCTAATTTTCACTGGAAATTTACCAGACATTGGTCATATTGCATTAATATTAACCCACCACATTGGCTTGAAAACAGCAACTATCCCTAGCTGGATATTAAAGGACTCCTCAAAAGATTTAAATCACACTCCCTCCTGTTTTAACAgctgaaacacaaaaaactaaagTTGAAACTGCTGAGACTTCCACAGGCTACAATTCACTTCATTTTTGACGATGTGGGATCCCAGATCCCActtaaaattaataattagTATGTGATGTTCAGGGATAAAAACTTAATCAGCATCACTAAATATTACTGTCCCTGAATGTAAGTTACTACTGCATTCAATAAGGTAGTTAGCGGTTATTGAGAACATGTGGAGCTTTCCTTTGCACATTTTCCTGTGGTAGTAAAGCAGTATCATAAAACCCACAGCACCTTCCACTCTGTCACAGTCTGTGTCCTGCACGGCTGTTTGACTGGCTCACTTGAGTATTGTCTGAACAAGGTGATGTTCCTTGAAACCAGACATTAGCCGGGTGATCCAAGGAGAGTCTCGATTTGCTGGCGAGTTGACCTCACACACCTCAGGTCGTCTGCTTTTCCGGGTGGCTCTTTAGTTTATGAAATTTAACACTGTCCAACTTCTCGAACCTCTTGTCACAGAACTCACAGGTGAAGTTGTAAAGTGCCTCAGGAGTGTGTTTCTTCATGTGCCAGTTTAAGGACGCGCGCTGGCGGCACTGGTAGCCACAGATTTCACATCTGACGGAGAAAGTTGGAAGGTACGAggggaaaaacaacagaaaagagAGGTCATATGATCATGTAAATGTTCATGTTCAAAAGTGTTCACCCCTGCTGCTCTTTTCTGTTGAACTTTGgtcacgttacaaccataaacctccatgtattttaatgggttttttatgtgacaaatcCACACACAGCAGGGCAATACTGGAAAATTAtgcttttcaaatatttatacaaaaaacaaatctgaaaagtgtggtgtctTGTTAATATTGAGACCTGATGAGCCTATACTGTATAGAACCACTCTACCAGCTTGGCACATCCAAAGTCTGAAACTTGCAttcattcttctttgaaaatTAGGTTagactcagtcagattggatggagagcatcttttttaaatcttgcaacaatttctcatttggatttaagtctgaactttgactgggccatcagTGTTGGCTGTATAGTTAGTGTTGTCCTGCTGGCAGGTGAATCTTCACTCCTGTCTCAATTcttttgttaaataataaaggtaAATATGAAAAGTCTCAGTGAGTTTAGAACTCTGTTTTACAAAGCAGACCTGGCCAAGGTTGCATACATGCAAATCAAATCATTTGAAGCCCCAAACAGGTATTCTTCTAGCATCCCCCTGTGTTGAGCTCCATCCACCCAatcaactctgaacagtttcAAAGGATCGGCTGAAGAAAAACCtccccacaggatgatgctgccaccaccatgtttcacaatggggCCGGTGTTTTCAGAGTAGGTGTAGTGTTAATATTTCTTCACACGTACTGTTTAACAAGAAGCTAAGAAATATCTTATATGTAAATCGTCtgcagtaaaattaaaagataagtATGTCAACACCACTTCCTCTTTCTAGTTATGTACTCTACATTTTTCACACTCCAACATAACTTCAAAAATTGACATTTCAGTATATTGTATGATGTTCCAAACTACTCAACAGTAACAGTAGACTGGTAACTCACTGGAGTGGGGTTTCTCCTGTGTGGGTCCGTCTGTGGACCTCCAGATGATTCTTGCGCTTAAATGATTTCCCACATGTCTCACAGATGAAATCTCTGACCCCTGTAGAAATGCCCACAGAAATATATGTGCTGTTCTTTTAGGATGCTGTTCATGATTTATCTTTGATGTGTTCGGAGCCCACCTGAGTGGATGATCATGTGACGGTGCAAGTGATTTGACAGGTAGAATTTCTTTCCACAGCCAGGGTGAGGGCAAACCTTGGTCCTACCTTTCCTGTGAACTAGATTCACGTGATTCTAAAAATAACAAACAGTTACTTTTGATCTTCTCAGGGAacacaaggtaaaaaaaaaaaagatggagaaaGAATGGGTCGTGGTGTTTTACCTGAAAACTGCTGATTGCTACATAAACCTGACTGCAGCCTTCATAAGGACAGTGGAACATCTTGAGCATGCCGTCTGCTTCAATGACCGGCCCTCGCCTGTTTCTCTTTGACCTGACACTGCAGAAACACAGTGAAAGACGATAGGGAGTCCCTTTTAGAGATGGATTACAATATCTGCCAACACTAAGGATCTTAGCAGTATGTCTGCCACATACCTGCTGAGACCCCGCTGCAGCTCTCTGTTGCTGCTCAGCTCCAGGTTATCAACAGTGTTCTGCACTAGCTGTGTTTCACTCAAACCTGCAGAGAGACGGTGGGATTAGAAAATGTTTCACAGAGCCTGAATGTTCAGCTGCCTCTAGAATTTTAGTCAAATGGTCAATCTACAGGGGTCCTGGTCTGAGCGTGCACGTGGTTTTTATGGCACCACATTTAAgctcatatttaaaaaatgctgatgAAAACACAAGATAAACTGACAATGTTGGCAGCAGTTTGGATTTAGATAATCTTGCAAGTAATACAAAATTTGGAGAGCACTGAGTTGTCAGTAAAGATGCACCAATTAGAGCTTTTTTGCACACCATAATTCTGTAAAGCCTCGACCTGGCAACAATGCTTTCAGCAGTTTGGGATTTTATTTCATCAACAGAAGTCAGCTAAGGTGGTTCAGGATTCCTCCTGGTCGTCCAGTAAGAACTTGCTAGagggatttttatttatttgctccGTGAATCTGCTACCCTTACAACCCCAttgtggatgggtggatgacaATAAATAAAGGAATAGATGAATGAATGCATTTTTCTTCATGAAGTATGGCAGATTTCAAAACAGCACTCAAGGTATTTCTATCCAGTATTCCTACCAACCAGCTGTCATTAATTATTTGTATGAGGTGAAGAGGTGATGTCACACCAtgtcaaacaaagataaaataaatacaaaagctgacatttctgttttatcatCCTAAGAGTTTTCTCTATGACTGTAGGGGTGCACCCATTGATCGGTCTATGTCGATCTCCTTAATTTTGGGGTGATCGGCCGATACTTGCATGTGAACCTGACCTTATCcaccaaatgtaaaaaatgaaagactaaatgaacttatttttttagttcagtttagttaATTTAGCACGGTGGTAGCACTgtagccttgcagcaagaaggccctgggttgactcctggctgggggtctttctgcatggagtttataTGCTCTCCCCGTGCTTgcctgggttctctctgggtactccggcttcttcccacagtccaataacatgactgttaggttaattggtctgtcTAAATTGGCCTTAAGTGTGAATGAGTGTCTGCATGGTTGATTGTCCTGTGTGTCACTGTGTTGCTTTCACCAGTATAACCTCTCTGGTCCACCTCAGGGGGTAGCCACCAACATTAATTGATGTTAGGTTAAGACAGTCTGACATAGTGATATGAAACAAAGCAAAGAAAGCAGCAGATGCGACACAGTTCATTGGTGTAAACACAGCAGCGGCATCCGATGATCCTTCCGGAGTCTAACATGACGAATATGCTGATCAGCAGAATCTGGTGCAGACAAGAACAACATGCTCAGGATGGCACACAACAACATTGCTCGTCTTTAAAGCACTGAATGCAACTGGACAGCCCGCATGAGGATCCTGGCGCAGACATTCAGATAAAGGGGAGATTTCTCACGGACCTCATGCGTATTGCTGACGTAAGTTACAAGATTCAAGAGTTTTTGTTGTCATTATGTCACCTTAACAACATTTTGCTGAGacactgggaaaaaaaatacatgtagtgcacagacataaattaaaaacacttacaaaatgtaaaaacacttCTAGAAAAATCAAACAGCAAGCATCCTTAGAAGAgactttgaaaatgtaaaaacaagagaacataTGGATGGAATGTGGCATGTagtatttagtatttacatAAAGTGCAGCTTGTGCTGAAACAGTCTGAGATGGGCTGGTGGTTTGTTTGTCAGAAGGGATGTTTAGTGTCTGCCTGCAGGGGGACAGTTGCCTTCACTGCTTTGGGAAAGAAACATTTCTGAgtctatttatttttgatgtgaTGTTCCTAAATTGTTTTCCTGACAGAAGTGGGACAAACAGTGCATTGCCCGGGTAGGTGTGGTCTCTAGCAATGTGTCTGGCTCTTTTCTGGACTTGTGCTGCATAAATCGAGTCCAGATCTAGTAGACGCCATCCCATAATCCGCTGTGCTGTCCTCACCACCCATACTAAGTCCTTTCAGTCCTGTGCCGTGCAGCTCCCACACCACACCGTCACACTGAGGCACAGGATGCTTTCAGTTGTGGCCTTGTAAACGTTTGTGAGCAGCCTGTTTCAGCTTTCTGAGAAAGAAGAGCCGTTGTTGGGACTTTTCCACCAGGTGGAGGTGTTCTCAGttcaggagaggtcagaggagaggcCCAGGAACTTTATGCTGTCCACACGCTCCACCACCTCCCTCTGTGTGCAGAGAGGAGCGTGTTCATCCTTCCTGGACCTCCTGTAATCCACTATGACCTCCTTGGTCTTGCTGGTGCTCAGGATACGGTTGTTCCTGGAGCACCACAGAGTCAGACTGTGGACCTCTTATTTCTGCCGTCCCATCTGCATGACCTGAAAGCTCGCACAGCATGAGCTCACACTGGACTGACTTATTTGATCTGAATGACAAAATGGGGGTTTGTGTTTGCGTGTTTAGAGCAGAATAATGATCTGATAGGGGCTTGAGATTGCCAAATGGctaacattttcaaatccatCATGTTTTATGATGgattagccttcctgttatctggtGAAAACCTGCTTCTCTAACAGCCTAAATGAAATGCAGAGAAGCCTTGACCCAtcagaacttaaaaaaaataatgttcctTTTCAAAGAGCTTTTCCTATCCCTGAGCTTTTTCTAATCACTTCAGTGATACTAAAATCAGCTAATGTTGAGTCTTTCCTCAGTAATATCATCCACATTGAGTGTTCTTACCGTGACCAGGTAGTGCTTAGGTAAggtgcattcactgatcagaaacaTATTTGGGTTTTTGATGATGGATATGATTAAAATCTTTCTAACCATTCTATGGAAcctaaaatacatttactttGACGTTGTATTGGAGTTGGTGAGACACCCACTAGTATCCTGTCCTTTAATAATAATGACTGGAAAAACAGACagctagaagaaaaaaaacattcctcaATGGCCTTCAGAAGCCCAGATCTTAATCTTACTAAACAAAGGTGAAAAGATCAGTTTAATTGTTTGAAATATTCAACCAAATCAATAACCTAAAGCAAAGACTGACTTCTGTTAAatatggaaaggaaaaaacaaaaaaaaaagcacatttagGTCTTTGTCAGTTTCAAGTTATTTCAGAGATAGTTTGTAAAAGGTACCAAAAGATCTTGTCTGTATATTTTACTGATATGCTTAGCTGTGTTGTGTCAAAGTGCgtggaaatactttttaaatacGTTTTATATCAAGAACATAAACAGTTAATGAGCATCATTAACATAATTCGCCCTGGGTATCATTTGAGACTCTGACTTCCCAGGGCTTCGGAGCCATTCCTGCACCATAAAGCGCTCACGGCTTTTCTCTAATGGCTCGAGCTGGTTACTAATCTCCACAGACAGGAGGATGTTCATTGCTCCTGGAAACACTGTGGGGGAAATTTACACTGATAATTTTTAACCAAAACACGCATAATGCTGCTTTACGGCTCAAAATATAATCAAACTAGAACAGAAACACTGTGGGGGAAATTCACTGATCATTTTTAACCTCGATCCACCAATGCCTCGATCAAAACTGcagaatgcagttttatttttctggatgCTCTCTAattagagactctaggaactgATTTACCAGAAGTCAGGAGGGAAGACTTTTACTGCTGCGCTCCACTGCCCTCAATATGCTGATAAGGAGGAAACAACGAGCCTCTAATGGTTTTAGATGTAATACTGGAATTTCTAAGATCTTAGtgggaaacaaaaacacataaactATTTCTTCCTCAGATTCCAGGAATCTTGTCAGTTCAAAGTTAGAACTTGTATGCTCTACCCTTTCCATAAAAAGCTGTAACAGCTGTTGTTCACTAGCCCTTCACTTTGTTTGCGTCAGTTCCTGACAGGATTGTCCAACCCCTGACAGtcaacacatttttatgtttgtatgCATAAAGTACAGCACAGTGATCTGTTACAGCTAATGATAGTATCTCTGGTCGGGTTTTTATTGGATATATTTGCAACCTGTCAGGGAATCTTCCTCTTGTGCTGATCGGACTTTGAAGTCGGGCGTACACAGCTGGTTGTAGGTGACACCGCCAATGACAGTGCAAGTAACTTCCTCCATATTTCCGCTGCCCATGTTGAGCTGGACTCCTTCTGACGCAAAGGCCTCATAGCTGGGACCAGTGATGATAATTAACTGGGAATGAAAGGAAGAAGCCAAAGTTATGCattacagggttcctacacatttttcattGAATTATTTCACTTTTCTGAGTCCTAATTTCTATGAGtttattgtaaaatataaaatgataaaCTCCACCTTGAATTTATGgcagacatttttaaagcaGGAAACTTTAATGATGGAAAAACAGAGACTGGAAGGGAGGATGCAAGTATAGCAGAAAGAAAGgagagaaagagacagaaatcaacaacaaggaagacaaaaaggaagaaatgagGGAAGGACACAATGAAGTAAAGAAGAAATCTACTGGCAGCCATGGCATTAGGAAATGTGGGCGCACTGTTCTGAGTTCTGAGACTAACCCATTTACCTACCAGGGAGTAGAGCTGCATGATATTAGTAAAGCCTGCGATAACATTGGGAAATGTTGCTATAACGACATGACTTGCAATAATTAAACAATGAACTAAAAAGTGTTAAAGTAtttctgctttgggttcatAGCAAAGATTGACCCCAGATAATGAATATTCAATATTTCCATGTCTACAACAAGGTTTTATGGATAAAGCTGCTTCTGGCCAATGTCTGCTGTTTGGCGATAAAACGTTAGTGGAACTTTTAATGATGTGACCAATTTACCAACTCTTTAccataaaaaacatgttatgctgcattaaacaaCTACTGTTACCAAACATATTACAGGCACAGACAGCCTGAATGCATGGTACTTAAATAATGAGCCAACACGTATTGCAGGCCAGGCAACATGCATAATGCGTACAGTAATATTACAAGACCAATCAATTTGCGACACATTGTGCAGGGCTACCTGGGAGCCTTCTAGAGCTGCCCGCTGGTTGGGAATTTCGCAGCCTGTCACCACTGTCTGTAGAGACTGAGGGTCGAACAGCTCAGCCCGCTCCTGGACTTGCACAGCTGGTGGGACAGACAGCTCCATCTGAGCACTCAGAGGAACAGAACCATTCAGGCACTGGGAACCCTCGTTCCCCCTGTTCAGTTCATTGGGTAAAGGCGCTGCTGTGGTGTTGTATTCATAATCTGTCCCAAAAGTTCTCATTTCTTCTTCCCTGAgcttctccttctctccttctTCATCTGTACCTCGACCCACATCCTCAAGCGCTgctgcctcctcttcctcagcagAGGCAGAATGCAAAAATTCTGTGTCCCAGGCAGGCGGTCCCACCAGTGTAGTGTCCTGAGATGAAGCCTCTATCCTTGGCTGGTGGTTTtgacctccatcttcttcaggCTGGTTTATAGTATCAATTAGTTCATCTGCACAAGATGTATGTAGAAAAATACATGTTAGTAAAATAATCACGACAAGGCAGGTTAGAATCCAGCACCACAGTTAAGACAATGCACCTTTACACTTTTTGTGACCTTCTTTTCTTCTCTGTCTGGCCCCTGTGCCTTTAACCGACAACGAGTCCGTTGTGTTTGCTGTCTCTCCATCGCTGTCCCCGCTTCTTCTCTCCTCATGCTCTGAGCCACTGACCTCCTGCAGTGGGGAGTAAAGGTACTGCACAAAGGAGTGGTCCGAGACGCACTGCCAGACGGCCGCAGTGGAGCAGTCAGGCTTGGGTTCCAGAGCTCTGAGCTGGGGCTCGTGGGGGCAGGAGGCCGAGTGTTCCCGGTACCAACTCACCAGTCTCTGGAGGCTGGAAACACGTTGTTTTCTACCTGATAAACAGCAAGAACAAGGAAGATGTTGATATATTTTCCAACAAGATAACCAGATTTAGTGTCTTCCAGAGTATATTTTGTAgtctttaaacttttccacacttAGTCATTAAAGCAATTATAAACTTAAAAGTTTTGTGTTTAGAGAGACTGACACATTGTAGTACATaatggtgaagtggaaggaaaatcatacatgagttacgtttttttttttaaatagagatctgaaaagtgtggggtGTATTTATATTTAGCTACAAGTCTTTTATGTGgttgtcctgcaggaaggtggACCTCTGGCCCAGTCTCAGTGTGTTCCAGAGTTCGCATCATTTATGTGTTCACATAAAGGCCACATCTGTAAAGTGCAGAAgcaatctctgcagctcccccagagctATCATAAatgtcttggctgcttctctgataaatgctTTCCTTTTCCAACCTTTCGGTTTagatggacagccatgtcttgtaAGCTTTGCAGTGGGACAGAGAAGATCAGCCCGCACGCACCTGGTTTTATACTCAGATCACCACCAGCCCGCTTCAAGCAGCATTTAGCCAAAACACGTTTCCTGCTGTAGACAGGAACACAGTAAATGCACCTCCTTAGTATTTTAGATTATGGGATTggttttccattttcaaatcCTGGAATGAGCAGTGCTTAATGAGTTGACCAGGGCATTGGATATTATTGTCTGACCTAACCCTGCATTAAACT is a genomic window of Girardinichthys multiradiatus isolate DD_20200921_A chromosome X, DD_fGirMul_XY1, whole genome shotgun sequence containing:
- the LOC124862221 gene encoding zinc finger protein 653-like is translated as MAHCPVDCPSEADRTGDRGVLRRCRGRPRLTDSDRAQRRLESRKKYDVRRVYLGESHKLWSELRRRTSLSDAGLAEYLILLNSTYGDKYRQECCRKKIAAEVSGEQQGGRKQRVSSLQRLVSWYREHSASCPHEPQLRALEPKPDCSTAAVWQCVSDHSFVQYLYSPLQEVSGSEHEERRSGDSDGETANTTDSLSVKGTGARQRRKEGHKKCKDELIDTINQPEEDGGQNHQPRIEASSQDTTLVGPPAWDTEFLHSASAEEEEAAALEDVGRGTDEEGEKEKLREEEMRTFGTDYEYNTTAAPLPNELNRGNEGSQCLNGSVPLSAQMELSVPPAVQVQERAELFDPQSLQTVVTGCEIPNQRAALEGSQLIIITGPSYEAFASEGVQLNMGSGNMEEVTCTVIGGVTYNQLCTPDFKVRSAQEEDSLTGLSETQLVQNTVDNLELSSNRELQRGLSSVRSKRNRRGPVIEADGMLKMFHCPYEGCSQVYVAISSFQNHVNLVHRKGRTKVCPHPGCGKKFYLSNHLHRHMIIHSGVRDFICETCGKSFKRKNHLEVHRRTHTGETPLQCEICGYQCRQRASLNWHMKKHTPEALYNFTCEFCDKRFEKLDSVKFHKLKSHPEKQTT